One genomic region from Bacillota bacterium encodes:
- a CDS encoding carbon starvation protein A, whose translation MSVAWIIFVGLAFYVVAYKVYGDYLEKKVLKCNGDMPTPAQTINDGVDYVPTKAPVLMGHHFASIAGAGPIVGPVSAAVFGWVPVALWVIFGSIFVGGVHDFAALVSSIRHEGKSIGQVILRNVGKRGQTLFLLFSYLALVLVVAVFTILVMQTFVAVPAVATTSILFMALAVGFGMAVYRYNVRLGTATIVGVILLFTCVFLGVEFPFVLDKTTWIYLILFYVYLASVLPVWILLQPRDYLNSFLLYASLIAGVTGVLIGHPNIQYPAFTSFYTKAGGYLFPMLFITVACGAVSGFHSLVSSGTTAKQVANERDTKVIGYGAMLIEGLVALLALSTVAYLTQQGYAEGLAKMGGPTGLYAAGIGHFMSFLGVPVALGTTFGALALNAFCLTSLDTATRLARYSFEEFFGDKVPFLANKHVATLVTVALAGTLALSGRWSAIWPIFGASNQLLAGLALLAASVWLMKIGSDNKATVFPMLFMFVVTVSGLVLLVRNNLLAEKPNYVLGLTAVALLILAVFLIIEAGRQLVKPKENKSAAD comes from the coding sequence GTGTCGGTAGCCTGGATTATCTTCGTCGGCCTCGCGTTCTATGTGGTTGCCTACAAGGTATACGGCGACTATCTCGAAAAGAAGGTCCTGAAGTGCAACGGTGACATGCCCACGCCCGCGCAGACGATCAACGACGGCGTGGACTATGTCCCCACCAAAGCCCCGGTACTTATGGGGCACCACTTCGCGTCCATCGCCGGTGCGGGTCCTATCGTCGGCCCCGTCTCCGCCGCCGTCTTTGGGTGGGTGCCCGTCGCGCTGTGGGTGATCTTCGGCTCCATATTCGTGGGAGGCGTGCACGACTTCGCGGCGCTGGTGTCCTCGATCAGGCACGAGGGCAAGTCGATCGGGCAGGTCATCCTGAGGAACGTCGGAAAACGCGGCCAGACGCTGTTCCTGCTGTTCTCATACCTCGCGCTCGTCCTGGTCGTCGCCGTGTTTACCATCCTCGTCATGCAGACGTTCGTCGCCGTGCCGGCCGTGGCGACCACGTCGATTCTGTTTATGGCGCTCGCCGTTGGGTTTGGTATGGCGGTCTACAGGTACAACGTCCGCCTCGGCACGGCGACCATCGTGGGAGTCATCCTTCTGTTCACGTGCGTGTTCCTGGGAGTCGAGTTCCCGTTCGTCCTGGACAAGACGACGTGGATATACCTCATTCTGTTCTATGTGTACCTGGCTTCCGTGCTTCCGGTCTGGATCCTGCTCCAGCCGCGCGACTACTTGAACTCGTTCCTGCTGTACGCCAGCCTCATCGCGGGCGTGACGGGCGTGCTCATCGGGCACCCCAACATCCAGTACCCCGCGTTCACGAGCTTCTACACGAAGGCAGGCGGCTACCTTTTCCCGATGCTGTTCATCACGGTAGCCTGCGGCGCGGTCTCAGGGTTCCACTCACTGGTGTCGTCTGGCACCACGGCCAAGCAGGTCGCGAATGAGAGGGACACCAAGGTCATCGGCTACGGCGCGATGCTCATCGAAGGCCTCGTCGCCCTGCTTGCGCTCAGCACCGTCGCCTATCTCACTCAGCAGGGTTACGCGGAGGGCCTCGCCAAGATGGGCGGCCCGACAGGGCTCTATGCGGCCGGGATCGGGCACTTCATGAGCTTCCTCGGGGTGCCGGTGGCGCTGGGGACCACATTCGGGGCGCTGGCGCTGAACGCGTTCTGCCTGACCTCGCTGGACACGGCCACTCGTCTCGCGAGGTACTCGTTCGAGGAGTTCTTCGGCGACAAGGTCCCGTTCCTGGCGAACAAGCACGTCGCCACGCTGGTGACTGTAGCCCTGGCCGGCACGCTCGCCCTTTCCGGTCGCTGGAGCGCGATCTGGCCGATATTCGGCGCGTCGAACCAGCTCCTCGCGGGCCTCGCGCTGCTGGCGGCGTCCGTATGGCTCATGAAGATCGGCAGCGACAACAAGGCGACCGTGTTCCCGATGCTGTTCATGTTCGTGGTCACGGTTTCCGGGCTGGTGCTGCTGGTCAGGAACAATCTCCTCGCCGAGAAGCCCAACTACGTCCTCGGCCTGACTGCGGTAGCCCTGCTGATCCTGGCGGTGTTCCTTATCATCGAGGCGGGCAGGCAACTGGTGAAGCCGAAGGAGAACAAGAGCGCCGCCGATTGA
- a CDS encoding response regulator: MPVLRALVADDEQPARDELKYLLSSLGTVEVVGEASNGTEAVALARRLVPDVLFLDVAMPGMSGLDVARELRCQGGACPRIVFATAYDEYAVQAFEVCAVDYLLKPFDRARLAATVGNLKKALSSSDLVQERLGVLLDEMLPHLSSVKIPVERNGSIALLDAGELVYAQCMGDRVRLKTFDKECCTKLTLSQLENRLNRRFLRVHRTFLVNLDKVAEVIPWFSGTYTLAMKDKEHSKVPVARTHVRHMKEALGL, translated from the coding sequence TTGCCGGTTCTCAGGGCACTGGTGGCTGACGACGAACAACCCGCGAGGGATGAGTTGAAGTACCTGTTGAGCTCGCTCGGCACGGTCGAGGTGGTCGGTGAGGCGAGCAACGGCACCGAGGCCGTTGCGCTGGCGCGGCGCCTGGTGCCGGACGTGCTGTTCCTCGATGTGGCGATGCCGGGAATGAGCGGGCTCGACGTCGCTCGCGAGCTGCGTTGCCAGGGCGGTGCCTGTCCGCGCATCGTGTTCGCCACGGCTTACGACGAGTACGCAGTGCAGGCCTTTGAAGTGTGCGCGGTGGATTACCTGCTCAAGCCGTTCGACAGGGCAAGGCTCGCGGCAACCGTGGGGAATCTCAAGAAGGCGCTCTCCTCGAGCGATCTCGTGCAGGAGAGGCTGGGGGTCCTCCTCGACGAGATGCTGCCGCACCTATCGAGTGTCAAGATCCCCGTGGAACGAAACGGGTCTATCGCCCTGCTCGACGCCGGTGAACTCGTGTATGCCCAGTGCATGGGCGACAGGGTGAGGTTGAAGACATTCGACAAGGAGTGTTGCACGAAGCTCACGCTTTCCCAGCTCGAAAACCGCCTCAACCGGAGGTTCCTCCGCGTGCACCGCACCTTCCTCGTCAACCTCGACAAGGTTGCCGAGGTAATCCCGTGGTTCTCAGGCACATATACGCTGGCCATGAAGGATAAGGAGCACAGCAAGGTGCCGGTGGCGCGAACCCACGTGCGGCATATGAAAGAGGCCCTGGGTCTCTGA
- a CDS encoding sensor histidine kinase: MVSHLFLALVQEMSVIAVLAFITGRTGPFKNAIERRLTNRDRLVLIVFFGLLSIAGTYTGVRVQVSGTREGWAVANTRAIGAISAGLLGGPAVGLLAGLIGGVHRYSIGGFTGLACGLSTTFEGLLGGLAYLRLRGTDIGGKAGFAIGVAGELAQMAIILAVARPFQEALALVRVIILPMTIVNATGAGMFLAILQSTRAEHEQIEALQANKALRIASRTLPYLRVGLSFESARHVASIIKEVSGVAAVSITDKQKVLAFVGSGSDHHKSGDSVLTRGTREAIAAGTLRVLQNREMIGCPNPRCSLSSGVVVPLVTGTGVIGTVKLYEDGKKRITPVIVELARGVGQLLATQVEISHLQAKAELVTQAELRALQAQINPHFLFNALNTVVSFCRTDPEKARDLLVQLSDFFRRNLRQSHQLVTLGDEVEHVRSYLAIQKARYGDRLNVLLDVDEDCRKALIPPLILQPLVENSIKHGLDGRNSGGTVAVTAARVDGHVVVSIRDDGVGMTPDRRDSLLVGPPCHSDSGAGIGLRNVNDRLKSMFGESCGLKVESQPGRGTTISLMIPERGVRLAGSQGTGG, from the coding sequence ATGGTCTCCCACCTTTTCCTGGCACTGGTCCAGGAGATGTCGGTCATCGCGGTACTGGCGTTCATAACCGGGAGGACCGGCCCGTTCAAGAACGCCATCGAACGGCGTTTGACGAACCGCGACAGGCTGGTGCTGATCGTCTTCTTCGGGCTCCTCTCGATCGCGGGGACTTACACCGGTGTACGCGTGCAGGTGTCCGGCACACGCGAGGGCTGGGCCGTGGCTAACACCAGGGCCATCGGCGCCATCTCCGCCGGCCTGCTCGGGGGCCCGGCAGTCGGCCTCCTGGCGGGGCTCATCGGTGGAGTGCACAGGTACTCGATAGGCGGGTTCACCGGGCTCGCGTGCGGCCTTTCTACTACATTCGAGGGGTTGCTCGGCGGGCTCGCGTACCTCAGGTTACGGGGGACTGACATAGGAGGCAAGGCGGGTTTCGCGATCGGGGTCGCGGGGGAGCTGGCCCAGATGGCCATCATCCTTGCCGTCGCGAGGCCGTTCCAGGAGGCCCTGGCGCTGGTCAGGGTGATCATCCTTCCGATGACCATCGTCAACGCCACCGGCGCCGGCATGTTCCTGGCGATATTGCAGTCGACCCGGGCGGAGCACGAGCAGATCGAAGCCCTGCAGGCCAACAAGGCTCTCCGGATCGCGTCGAGGACCCTTCCCTACCTGCGCGTGGGGTTGTCATTCGAGTCGGCCAGGCATGTGGCCTCCATAATCAAGGAGGTCTCGGGCGTCGCCGCCGTCTCGATCACCGATAAGCAGAAGGTGCTGGCATTTGTGGGGTCAGGCTCCGACCACCACAAGTCCGGTGACTCCGTGCTGACAAGAGGCACGCGCGAGGCGATAGCCGCGGGCACGCTGCGGGTGCTGCAAAACCGCGAGATGATCGGCTGCCCCAATCCCCGGTGCTCGCTCAGTTCCGGAGTTGTTGTCCCGCTGGTCACCGGCACCGGCGTAATCGGAACCGTAAAGCTGTACGAGGATGGTAAGAAGCGGATCACCCCCGTTATCGTCGAACTGGCGCGGGGAGTCGGGCAACTCCTCGCCACCCAGGTCGAGATCTCACACCTGCAGGCCAAGGCAGAACTGGTGACCCAGGCGGAACTGAGGGCCCTGCAGGCGCAAATCAACCCGCACTTCCTGTTCAACGCGCTCAACACGGTGGTCTCATTCTGCAGGACGGACCCCGAAAAAGCCAGAGATCTGCTCGTGCAATTGTCCGACTTTTTCCGGCGGAACCTCAGGCAGTCGCACCAGCTCGTCACCCTTGGCGACGAGGTCGAACACGTCCGGTCCTACCTCGCGATTCAGAAGGCAAGGTACGGCGACAGGCTCAACGTGCTACTGGATGTCGACGAGGACTGCCGCAAGGCGCTGATCCCGCCGCTCATCCTCCAGCCGCTCGTGGAGAACAGCATCAAGCACGGGCTGGACGGCCGGAACTCGGGGGGGACGGTCGCTGTAACGGCTGCTCGCGTGGACGGACACGTCGTGGTATCCATCCGCGACGACGGCGTAGGCATGACGCCCGATCGCAGGGACAGCCTGCTGGTAGGCCCCCCCTGCCACAGCGACTCGGGTGCCGGGATCGGCCTCAGAAATGTGAACGACCGACTCAAGAGCATGTTCGGCGAATCCTGCGGGCTGAAGGTGGAATCGCAGCCGGGGCGCGGCACAACGATATCCTTGATGATCCCGGAAAGGGGGGTCCGCCTTGCCGGTTCTCAGGGCACTGGTGGCTGA
- a CDS encoding IclR family transcriptional regulator translates to MQATDRLVAILEAIAQSPEGAGVTEVSDRVGLPRSTVHRALNSLVDHRLAAQDPSSRKYRLGMGILRLASTLLEGNNLIAAAQPVLEDIRRDLQETVFLAVMDGAESICVAKVDGVNPLRYFVEIGRVLPFHCSASVKAMLAYAPAAMLDDLLSKRPLVAFTPRTKVNPDEYRREIKQVQERGYALCLEEFESGVNAMAVPVFGARGRPVASITIVGPASRLDASFMNRAVPRLRQAASDMSRALAGMRA, encoded by the coding sequence GTGCAGGCGACTGACAGGCTCGTCGCCATCCTTGAGGCCATCGCCCAGTCCCCTGAAGGAGCCGGCGTCACCGAGGTCAGCGACAGAGTCGGGCTTCCGAGGAGCACCGTCCACCGCGCGCTCAACTCGCTGGTCGACCACAGGCTGGCCGCACAGGACCCATCGTCGAGGAAGTACAGGCTCGGCATGGGTATCCTCAGGCTGGCGTCCACGCTTCTCGAGGGGAACAACCTGATCGCCGCTGCGCAGCCGGTGCTGGAGGACATCCGGAGGGACCTCCAGGAGACTGTGTTCCTGGCGGTAATGGACGGGGCGGAGTCCATTTGTGTCGCGAAAGTGGACGGCGTCAACCCACTCAGGTATTTCGTGGAGATAGGGAGGGTGCTACCCTTCCACTGTTCGGCGTCCGTCAAGGCGATGCTGGCGTACGCGCCGGCCGCGATGCTTGACGACCTGCTCAGCAAGCGCCCGCTGGTGGCATTCACCCCCAGGACGAAGGTGAACCCCGACGAATACAGGCGCGAGATAAAGCAGGTCCAGGAGCGCGGGTACGCGCTCTGCCTCGAAGAGTTCGAGTCCGGGGTCAACGCGATGGCCGTGCCGGTGTTCGGCGCGCGTGGCAGGCCGGTGGCCAGCATAACGATTGTCGGTCCGGCCTCGCGCCTCGACGCGTCGTTCATGAACAGGGCGGTGCCCAGGCTTCGCCAGGCCGCATCGGACATGTCCAGGGCACTGGCGGGCATGCGAGCCTGA
- a CDS encoding UbiX family flavin prenyltransferase, with translation MRIVLCMTGASGAVYGLRMLEELRTAGCDTHLIVSEWAEKTIAAECGVSLESVAARASRVWGYRDMGAPVSSGSYPVDAVVVCPCSMKTLAGIAHGYADNLIIRAGDVALKERRRLVLVPRESPLSVIHIENMLAVARAGAIVAPPCPSFYGRPASLDDIVNQTVGRVLDLLGIRNDLAPRWGETAGPAAGAGRSS, from the coding sequence ATGAGGATCGTCCTGTGTATGACGGGCGCGTCAGGGGCGGTATACGGCTTACGGATGCTCGAAGAGCTCCGGACTGCCGGCTGCGATACCCATCTGATCGTGTCGGAGTGGGCCGAGAAGACGATCGCCGCCGAGTGCGGCGTGTCGCTCGAGTCCGTGGCCGCCCGGGCATCTCGGGTTTGGGGATACCGAGACATGGGTGCGCCCGTGTCCAGCGGGTCGTACCCCGTCGACGCGGTGGTCGTTTGTCCGTGCAGCATGAAAACGCTGGCCGGCATCGCGCACGGCTACGCGGACAACCTCATCATCCGCGCCGGCGACGTAGCCTTGAAGGAGCGGCGCAGGCTGGTGCTGGTCCCCCGGGAAAGCCCACTCTCGGTGATTCACATAGAGAACATGCTGGCTGTGGCGAGGGCCGGCGCGATCGTGGCGCCGCCATGCCCGTCGTTCTACGGCAGGCCCGCGAGTCTGGACGACATCGTCAATCAGACCGTCGGACGCGTGCTGGACCTCCTGGGCATCCGGAACGACCTCGCCCCGAGGTGGGGGGAGACCGCCGGCCCGGCCGCCGGTGCCGGACGCTCATCCTGA
- a CDS encoding M20 family metallopeptidase translates to MQQTNMQQPDRAFLAGRALDYLKQLVAIPSPSGDEAAIARHIGGLLESLGLSVTLQPVGSRFNVIARTPATRDEADILLTGHMDTIPVSQGWSTDPFKPVIAGDRMYGLGACDQKGGIAAMIAALEGLRAAGRLDGANILVAFVPDEEALSDGMLAFLETKPKARLALLSEPHFKEATIGWPGKALVNIVVHGKSAHGGSRPWEGINAIEEAARLLVALGRVEPPRHERLGSHSFVTLKVRGGYERYSLTVPDRCEITISKQLVPGESKETVARLVEQAASAMERARAEVSFDRPYYPPAAQDPSHPQVQRFSRLYRKVTGKELLLGYGEGVLDGNYSADAGIPTISWGPSGANLHRADEWVSLDELATAAEVYFRMCLEG, encoded by the coding sequence ATGCAACAGACTAACATGCAACAACCGGACAGGGCGTTTCTTGCTGGACGAGCACTCGACTATTTGAAGCAGCTGGTCGCAATCCCCAGCCCGAGCGGGGACGAAGCTGCCATCGCCAGGCACATAGGCGGCCTGCTCGAGTCGTTAGGGCTGAGCGTCACGCTGCAACCAGTCGGCAGCAGGTTCAACGTTATAGCACGCACCCCCGCCACTCGGGACGAGGCCGACATCCTGCTCACCGGTCACATGGACACGATACCCGTGAGCCAGGGTTGGAGCACCGACCCGTTCAAGCCGGTCATCGCAGGGGACAGGATGTACGGTCTCGGCGCCTGCGACCAGAAGGGCGGCATAGCCGCGATGATCGCGGCGCTGGAGGGGCTCCGCGCCGCCGGCAGGCTCGACGGCGCAAACATCCTGGTGGCGTTCGTCCCCGACGAAGAGGCGCTTTCCGACGGGATGCTCGCTTTCCTGGAGACGAAGCCGAAAGCACGGCTCGCGCTCCTGTCGGAGCCCCATTTCAAGGAGGCGACCATCGGCTGGCCCGGCAAGGCGTTGGTGAATATCGTGGTACACGGGAAGTCGGCGCACGGTGGATCGAGGCCGTGGGAGGGCATCAACGCGATTGAGGAGGCAGCGCGCCTCCTGGTTGCGCTGGGCCGCGTCGAACCACCGCGGCACGAGCGTCTCGGCAGTCACTCATTCGTGACGCTGAAAGTCCGCGGCGGGTACGAGCGTTATTCGCTCACCGTCCCCGACAGGTGCGAAATCACCATCAGCAAACAGCTCGTGCCGGGTGAGAGTAAGGAAACGGTCGCCAGGCTGGTCGAGCAGGCGGCCTCCGCAATGGAGCGGGCGCGCGCCGAGGTTTCGTTCGACAGGCCGTACTACCCACCCGCCGCGCAGGACCCGTCGCATCCTCAGGTACAGCGGTTCTCGCGGCTGTACAGGAAGGTGACCGGAAAGGAACTCCTGTTGGGGTACGGGGAGGGGGTCCTGGACGGCAACTACTCCGCTGACGCCGGTATCCCTACCATCTCGTGGGGTCCGTCAGGCGCCAACCTGCACAGGGCCGACGAATGGGTTTCGCTCGACGAGCTCGCCACGGCCGCCGAGGTGTATTTCAGGATGTGCCTGGAGGGGTAG
- a CDS encoding DUF1893 domain-containing protein, with the protein MTNPTNSNDLSLARSLLDSGYSVVLVRDGIELAARAGNGVKPLLEAVDAAKGDVDGAALADRVVGVAVAKMCVLFGVRAVHGSLMSEPAKQILEDGGIIASFDRLVPRILNRTKTGPCPIEAMALGPVSPEELFKDLRVRFQTSTPPGTS; encoded by the coding sequence TTGACTAACCCCACTAACTCGAACGACCTTTCCCTGGCGCGTTCACTGCTGGACAGTGGCTATTCGGTTGTACTGGTACGGGACGGGATTGAGCTCGCCGCCAGGGCCGGCAACGGGGTCAAGCCACTTCTGGAGGCGGTTGACGCCGCAAAGGGCGACGTGGATGGCGCGGCGCTGGCCGACAGGGTGGTCGGGGTCGCCGTGGCCAAGATGTGCGTGTTGTTCGGAGTCCGGGCCGTCCACGGAAGCCTCATGAGCGAACCGGCGAAGCAAATCCTCGAGGACGGAGGGATAATCGCTTCTTTCGACCGCCTCGTCCCGAGGATCCTGAACAGGACGAAGACGGGACCCTGTCCCATCGAAGCGATGGCGCTGGGTCCCGTTTCACCCGAAGAGCTGTTCAAGGACCTGCGGGTCAGGTTTCAGACCTCTACCCCTCCAGGCACATCCTGA